The Musa acuminata AAA Group cultivar baxijiao chromosome BXJ3-6, Cavendish_Baxijiao_AAA, whole genome shotgun sequence region AGTTTTATGTTCTCCCAATTGCTTCGTCCAAAACATGAAGCTCATATAGGAAAGCCTTCTCTTCAAAAACTTAACCACCAAGAAATTTATGACTGCACGAGTGCAgaagaaaaatagaaagaaaaaaagaaaagatagaaaGCGCGACCCGGCACTTAAATCGCTGAGAAAGAGATCGGCAAGAAACAGAAGCAAGAGGAACACATCGATGAATCAGGTATGCGATCTAAATTTAGAACCGGGAACGCATCAGCCCAGATTCACGAAGGCGCAATAGGAACGAGACAAAAATAGGGGATCGATCCAAATCATggtcatcatcaacatcatctcGATGGCAGTACGCGAACAAAAATATTCATGGAAAAAGGTTGCAACGATTGCGGAAGAAAGGGTCAGACCTCGCGAGGGTTGGGGTTTTGGTTTCGCTGGCCGGAGTCGCCGTGCGTGATGTCGGAGCTCGCGGAATCTACCCGTCGTCGTCTCGGTTGTCCTCCCCACGTTGAAGGTAGACAATGGCCCCACCGCCCTGCAGTTGCGCCCACTATGGAGAGGACTTTCCTGGTCAGCGAGCACGGGCCGGATGGTACTCACGGAAGTTTCCAGCCGTCGATCCTGACAAGCAAACTCTTATCAACGGTAAGATGTGGGATTGACAGCACGATCAAAGGTGAAAGATGATCACACGGGTCAGCAAAGAGCCGCACCGAGTATGTGCATATTGTTTTTGTTATGAGCGATTGCGTTGGCTGCAACGCCAATGGTGGTTTCCGCAGCGCCCCACCAATGGCGATGCAAGTGACGTGCACGGTTTTTGGCTGGAGCGTGGTGGGAAAGGATTGAAGAAACCCACATCATACTAGAAGAACAAAGTTTGGCGAAATATTCGTATTCCGCGAAGATCCGTCCAAAAAAAATCTCTCGTCCTTCCCACATGTCAACCTCACCTACGAATATCAAAATCCCAACTTGGGCTGTTTAGAAAAGTGCGTTAAACAATAACAAGTTCTATGTACTACATGACTTGTGTTTGTTTAACGCATACGACTCGTCGAAGCGTACGATATTGGACTGTTGGTGCTGTGTACGTGTTTTACGTGGTATAGGTATTTGTCGCAAAGGGAAGTAAGTGCGATACAGGACGGCGAGTTCTATTTCTCCTGGCGGTGGGGCATGTGAGGATGGACCCCGTCTCCtccaatatattaaattatttttaattacttaTGATTCAACTGAAAAGAATCGATAATAGAAAATTCATGTTTATTGTTACTGTtgtatgaaaaagaaaagaagaaaaaaaaaagggcagaAATACGAGGCTTGCGAAACAGAAAAAATCATGTAACATTAGAACCGTGCAGTCTTCGACTGAAAAAACTCCCCCGTTAATGGAAATTGGAGATCTGTACAAGAGATAGGAGGATGGCAAGGTCAGGAACACtaagggaaaagaaaagaaggaaaaaagaaactggAAAGAACACCACGCCGAAGGGGGATCTTTAAGAGATTAATGCGATCTGGAACTTATTTCCATTGTGATCACTCGGAATCGCTGTCCATGCTCTCCATCCCCTTCAATCCCCTGCGCTTCTGCAGAAAGCAGCGGGTACAACGAATTAACATGTATCGCAGAGAGTAAAACGCACGGCCCCAATCGGAAAAAGGGGCAGATAAAGAATTAAGGACGAGGGAACGAGAAATTGGGACCATAGTCAACATCAGGGGCCCACGTGAAAGGGAGAAGGCGACCAAATTAATTTAAGCCCCCACCCCCGAGGGCCAAGGCATGGAATTCAATTCGTACATGCACATTGTATGATCGACCTTCTCGGTCATAATGAATTCGACAACCATCATGTCGAATGGAGACATGACGAAGGAGGGGCATCGAGGAAAAGGTTCCAGGGGAAGAAAAGCATATGACAGAGCTGGCAACAGGTCAATATTAGCAGTGAAGGTAAATAAATATAAACGAGTAATTTATTTGTCAGGGGAGATTTGATGGGGGAAAAAGAGAGCGAAAGCACGATCCGGGGATTTGCGTTATACCTTCTTTACGCACTTCTTCTCCCTCACTTCATACCGTCCTCTCGTCAGATCCGAAAGCCACATTCCAGGAAAACAATACTACACACACAAAAAATGCATATATTATTTTGTAAAACAACAAGTGATGAAAAGGATTACGATGGATCGAGGGGTTAGTGATTGTGAACCTGGAGATTCTTATCGATGTTCTTAGCCCTCTTTTTGGGTCTCTGGGGAAGCTTGGTGCCCTTCATGGCCAAGAAGTCGTCCTCCTTCTCCTTGCGGGAGAGGGATATGCAAATCTTGGGCCACTCGAACTGATCCAGGTTCAGCCTCTCCCCGATCGCGACCAGCGGAggggcgctgccgctgccgcccgtATCCTGGTCCGATGCCAGCTTCGACTCCGGGAGGTTCATGTGGCCGTCCGCTGCGCCGTTGGTGGGGTTCTTCTGGGCCTTTTCCGGCAGGGACGAGGGCGATCGCTTCTCGGATCGAGTTGGGCCGCCTGATCGCTCTTCCACGCCCCTGATCATGGCCAGAAAAGAGGAAGAGTTGGGTCAGAAGGTAACAACAAACAACAACAAGAAAAGGTGGGTGGGTGGAGGGGGTCGCAAACTAATacaaaggaaagaaaaagataattGCGGAAGGTTGTATTTATAGCCACGCAGCGGTTTGCTGGATGCTGTTTAGCGCCTCAAACCAAGGCGAAAGCCGTAGTTCTTATGAGGCAGACACATCGCAGGAGCTGAAAGAAAACAACAAATTATccaaaaacataaaagaaaaacaaaccaAAAACGGAGAAGTGTTGCTGATTAAAGAAAAGAAACAGTAGTAGAATAAAACAAATGAAAGCATAACAAGCAGGGGTGATTACAGGGGTTATTAACATGATGATTTAGTGTCTTGCATATCTGATGAGACCCGCAGATCCAGTCATCCTCGATAAGGTTTCCAGTTGAAGTGCCACACAGGCAACAATTCCATCTCAACATTAACATCAACAATAATATGACTGATTACATAAAAGTGATCAAATCTCTTTTTCATCTGTCATCAATCTTTAAGTGATTAATATTTACAGATAAATATATTAACACCATCTCAACTATTTTCTCACTAATCTGATCTTTTACAAAGTCCACAATAGATTGTTCATTAATATACACTATTCTGTTTTAGTCTTATCTCATGGATCAATATCAGATTTCTTgtcaagtaaatattttttatatgttgagatgaaataaaagaaaaaattgtcACCCATATAATCATAACATACCAAAAGAGATCTACAAGACCATCACATGCAAAAAAGAAACCAACTAATCTCGAAAACACTATCACAACCTTACATCAGCTCCGTCGTCATCGTCGCACACACCCCACCACTTCCTCTCTCTACCCCTTAACCGGCCTATACAAATATGTTTAATCCTTTTATTACGAGGAAACAGAGATCGACTAAACCATTAAAACTGTCAAAGACAGAAGACCAAAAGACCGGGCGAGAAGACGAAAATTCCGGTTTCCATTATCCTGACATATGTAAGAAACAAGCTGAAATTAAAAATCCAGGGAAATTTTTTTCTGagtacaaaaacaaaaaaaaaagacacaaCAAAGGCAGGAAAATAGGAAAACCACCGTGAAAATAAAAAACTGAGGGAAAAATAACAAGGAGAGAATGGGAGTGGAGATGGGAGAGATAGGGGCGTGCCTGCTGACGAGAGGGGCAGCAGCGTCACGGACCACTACAGACGTCCTCAGATTGGCTCCCCTGGCGTACGAACCGCCAGAAGGCGGAGGAGCCATCCCCGCCGTCGATCTGCGCGGGATCTTGAGGATCTGCCGCGAGTGGGCGGAGGCGGCGTCGCCCGACGCCCGGCACTCCGCCCTCGGCGCTCGGGTTCTCTTGTTGTGACCCCACTGCAGGATGACGTCGCCGCCGCCGTCCACCCCGTTGATGATCTCATGGTGGCGGCTCTGAGACTTCGACGGCGCCGGGAAGGCGGTGAAGGAGACAGGGGCAGAGAGTAGAGGTTGGATGTCGGAGGCGGCCAGTGCGGAAGGGGAATCCGAGGGGAATGAGATGCGAGGCAGTTGGTGTTCTCGAGTTGGGGATGGATCAGCAGTTCCCAACACCGATCTCGCTCTTACGGGTTTACCTTCGCAGGGGAAATGAGTTGCGTTTCGGCTGCTATGGTCCGCAGTCTCATCTTTCCATGCTCTATTGAGGATGGGTTTCCTTCCATGGCTGAGAGGAAGGATATCTGGGCTTACTCTCTGGTATCTGTGAAACATATATGGCGAAATTGAGGTCAGCGATTGCTTCATATCTTAAAATCTCAATGGAACATATCATATGACCACAACGAATCCGAACTGTAGACAaaaactcaaagttttggcaaCAAAAATTGTCCTTGCCGAAGGTAAACATCGAAACCATTCTATAATGCAACTTTATCTCAGAATCAAACGAACGAAGAACTAGAAATTTGTTTTCGTAACTCTTTGTTTTCAGAGTAATCCCAAGGGAAAGGAAAGCATTTGTACCAAATCCAGAAGAATGGTGAAACAAAAAGAAAGATCTTCGTCTTCTTCAAAACTGTAGCCGCAACATTAAAGAGCAGATCAGAAGGAAAACTGCGAAACATATCACCGTGAGAAACAATCCTCTTCTTAGAACTCTATCGTAACCGATTAGAGGGAAGAAATCTCATCAGGGGACTGATGAAGCCTAGATCTAACAAATCGGCCTGACTTAAAGGCGAAGCCTTCCGCTAATTCCAGGGAAAGAAACTTCGGCACGGTAGGAGaacagtagaaagaaagaatcggGAAGGAATAGCTGTAGATCGAAAAGAATTGGCGATCAACGTTGCGATTCCTCACCACAAAAATACGCCTAAATAAGATGTCGGAGACTAAGGAGAGAGAAGCGAAGCAATTCGAACACAACGGTTCCCAGAAATATCCAGTATTCGATCATGAGAACAAGAAATCTCGAGAGGATACGTTCCAAAATATGACCAGATTACAAGAACATGGCAATAGTTCAAACTGGAGAATGCCAATTAGTTAGAAAAAGCACGATTATTCTCCTAAGGCACTGAAAAATCTTGCAAACAAGGCTGTCAAAGGCACCGCGGAAAAGAAAGCTTCGAATCATCGACAACGAAACCGAAAACGGCGATGAACCGTAGGAAGGGCGAATCACCGAGCCCGGAGAAAGAAGATGGGCTGTGAACCCACGGTCTCTCCGTTCCGGAAGCCGAAAGAAGCAATCGTCGGGCAGATACCCGCCGGCAGAAAAGGCACAATCTCCAGCCGGAGAAGCGCTCTTCACCTGCATCGCCTTCCTCCTTCAGGATCTCCttgtagaaaaaagaaaaatgcaaatTTTCGATCTCAAGGGACGAGACCTCGGAACAAAGACTTCAGAATTAGGAGATCAACATCAAACCACCACGTACCGACGCAAATAGAGAGCAGaagagatagaggtggtgaaaagCAGAGATTGGAGCAAACCTCATCATTTCCAATGACGAGTGGAATCAACGAGCAGTTAATAGTCAATATCGCATATAGCCTTCTCAGGATTAGCGCAGCGCATCGATCGATGGCGTCCCTCGCCGGAAGCACAGGCCTCGGCGCCTCTATATCTCTCTTCTGCCCTCAGAGCGAAGTTTTATGCCGCAAATGTTAGTGGAAGCAAATTCTATCGAGagaaaaggagaggacgatggcaAGGCGTCGCTTTGGAAGACGATGAGAAAGATGCAGAGAGGATAGGGGGAAGGGGTAGAGGGCAGCGAAGACGATGAAGAAGAATTGGGTTAAAATAGCGGCTTCGCCGAACCGTAACTTCCTATAATACCCCTTCATCGCGCATCTAATTTCGGACTTGCCCGACAGCCTGGGACCAAATCGTAAATAAATGAACTATATGAGTGCTTTTGCGCCACTAAAAGTCCAAGAGTCTTCGTGTTGCGGGTTCCTCAAGTTCCGACAGTAGTTACTGCCTACCCGTAGAATCTCATGTATGCGATCTCAATGATCCACCGTCCATTGTCTCCGATCACTGATCCCTCTCCCGACCACGCCGTCCGTGTTGTCCACACTAGAGACAGTCCCGCATGAACCGTAGACGGCTATGATTTACTTGAGAAAACGTGCTAGCCTGATTGGGCTTCTATGGTCTAAAGGTGCAGTACATAAAAGAAATAGCCAGTCATATAC contains the following coding sequences:
- the LOC135641008 gene encoding uncharacterized protein LOC135641008 isoform X3, with amino-acid sequence MKQSLTSISPYMFHRYQRVSPDILPLSHGRKPILNRAWKDETADHSSRNATHFPCEGKPVRARSVLGTADPSPTREHQLPRISFPSDSPSALAASDIQPLLSAPVSFTAFPAPSKSQSRHHEIINGVDGGGDVILQWGHNKRTRAPRAECRASGDAASAHSRQILKIPRRSTAGMAPPPSGGSYARGANLRTSVVVRDAAAPLVSRGVEERSGGPTRSEKRSPSSLPEKAQKNPTNGAADGHMNLPESKLASDQDTGGSGSAPPLVAIGERLNLDQFEWPKICISLSRKEKEDDFLAMKGTKLPQRPKKRAKNIDKNLQYCFPGMWLSDLTRGRYEVREKKCVKKKRRGLKGMESMDSDSE
- the LOC135641008 gene encoding uncharacterized protein LOC135641008 isoform X2; translated protein: MQVKSASPAGDCAFSAGGYQRVSPDILPLSHGRKPILNRAWKDETADHSSRNATHFPCEGKPVRARSVLGTADPSPTREHQLPRISFPSDSPSALAASDIQPLLSAPVSFTAFPAPSKSQSRHHEIINGVDGGGDVILQWGHNKRTRAPRAECRASGDAASAHSRQILKIPRRSTAGMAPPPSGGSYARGANLRTSVVVRDAAAPLVSRGVEERSGGPTRSEKRSPSSLPEKAQKNPTNGAADGHMNLPESKLASDQDTGGSGSAPPLVAIGERLNLDQFEWPKICISLSRKEKEDDFLAMKGTKLPQRPKKRAKNIDKNLQYCFPGMWLSDLTRGRYEVREKKCVKKKRRGLKGMESMDSDSE
- the LOC135641008 gene encoding uncharacterized protein LOC135641008 isoform X1, whose product is MMRFAPISAFHHLYLFCSLFASEILKEEGDAGEERFSGWRLCLFCRRVSARRLLLSASGTERPYQRVSPDILPLSHGRKPILNRAWKDETADHSSRNATHFPCEGKPVRARSVLGTADPSPTREHQLPRISFPSDSPSALAASDIQPLLSAPVSFTAFPAPSKSQSRHHEIINGVDGGGDVILQWGHNKRTRAPRAECRASGDAASAHSRQILKIPRRSTAGMAPPPSGGSYARGANLRTSVVVRDAAAPLVSRGVEERSGGPTRSEKRSPSSLPEKAQKNPTNGAADGHMNLPESKLASDQDTGGSGSAPPLVAIGERLNLDQFEWPKICISLSRKEKEDDFLAMKGTKLPQRPKKRAKNIDKNLQYCFPGMWLSDLTRGRYEVREKKCVKKKRRGLKGMESMDSDSE
- the LOC135641008 gene encoding uncharacterized protein LOC135641008 isoform X4, encoding MMRYQRVSPDILPLSHGRKPILNRAWKDETADHSSRNATHFPCEGKPVRARSVLGTADPSPTREHQLPRISFPSDSPSALAASDIQPLLSAPVSFTAFPAPSKSQSRHHEIINGVDGGGDVILQWGHNKRTRAPRAECRASGDAASAHSRQILKIPRRSTAGMAPPPSGGSYARGANLRTSVVVRDAAAPLVSRGVEERSGGPTRSEKRSPSSLPEKAQKNPTNGAADGHMNLPESKLASDQDTGGSGSAPPLVAIGERLNLDQFEWPKICISLSRKEKEDDFLAMKGTKLPQRPKKRAKNIDKNLQYCFPGMWLSDLTRGRYEVREKKCVKKKRRGLKGMESMDSDSE